The genomic region ttactgccaacgactgatgagattgaagcaagtaatcgaaaaaaacaaccagaactgatcaacagaaagggaaagggttccaacaggacaacgctaaaccacacacatctttgatgactcggcaaaaacatTGAGAGCTTGGCTGgtaagttttgatgcatccatcatatagccctgaccttgcaccatcggactatcatttgttttggtcaatgcagaactctcttaatggagcaaagttggcttcaagagaagcctatgaaaattacttgtcgcagtttttcaccgaaaaaccaaaaatattaaagttcattaaaaatacctactataaaaaaataatttgtggttTGTTTAGAATtgcgaaaaaactttttcgactaccctatatttcaattttctgtTTTAAACGTTCCAAGTGTTTGCTCtatttaatataacatattttacGGCGCCTTATTGTTATATAAACTGTATTCGTTACACCAAACGTTAgaaagtggcgaatcgaacaaactataaACAACTGGCTTATATAGTTTGACAGCACTTGCGCTATCATGTCCTCTGGCGCATGCGCAATTGTGCTGCGCTTCTCTCTTTAGTAAAGAAATGCTTCTTCATATGTTtcggtgtatgtacatatgtatgttatgttattgaaaaattaaaatagagaaaattattacactctgtgcaacatgttgcgagcgTATGAAATTGCAATCATTTAGACGCATTATTATTAtctgttttacttttttatactgTTTTACcgcattttaagcttcattgtgattttttcttggaaTCGACtggacttttttattgttttaataaagcaacaaaaaacaaaaaaagtaaaacttgTTTATTATAAGAAACAAGTTAATTTTCAAAGTTAGAAACCCAACACTCTTGCGctttattattgtaaataaaggaataaaatttgcatttttctttgcCGGCTGCAAAAGAAAGCATTTATTGATTATTTGCTGACGTTTTCGCTcatgcaaaaaaatatgtatgtatgtatgtgcttactatgtacttgtatatgtacaGTCAGCATCAAAAGATCAATGTACGTTCTCAGACACGTGtgttatttttcaaagaaatggGCGTtatcattatacatacatatgtatgtacataagtatttgtattgtgatcttcaaaaaacaattaaaaaaataataacagcaaatatttgtgcgattaatatttttttttaatcagcaAGTAATTGTTTGCGCATGATATTCATGACCGGTTTACGAAATGATGAGCACCAATTGGCTTAATAACTCTAATGAATACTTAAGTAAGTCGTATGTACATTTGTGCCTGTATATAAGTACCTGTACCTGGTTATACCAAATGATTAGCTATTCTATATagcatttcattaaaaaaattgtatttatataactGTCTATATATTTTCCGATGTAGTGACGGTATTATCTTTTGAGTAATGAAATGCAAAATTAGTAGAAAAtcattgatttgtttttatttttatcgactcgtaaatatacaaaatttatatactcattataaaatataagtatgtacatatgtatgcatgtatgtacttaatataTGAACatcaatatcaaatttttatttgttataaaaaaaccaGCATTTCCTTTTTCGTTAGGCCATTTGTTTGGGCATAAACTCAGCTGGACGTGAAAAGCCCGTTTGTCTTTCCGATTTGATTCTCTTATAAAGCGAGAACATCGCAATCCAGAGATAAATATTCAATGCTGtgagaaaaaaagttaataaattaattacacGAAATTCAAAGCCAACTCACCGAGGCCTATGAGACTGCTATAAGTACCAGTGCTGAACATGAAAATAATCGAAAACACTATTCCCAAGGCACTGACGATCAACCAAACCAAAACCAAATTGTGACGTTTCTGTAAATAGTAgcagaagaaattaaataaggtttaataaaaatagatgTAAATTAGTTAATAAAGTTTAAATAAGTAATGGAATAAATATGCCATtaaattgacaattaaataaaaaataaaatattacattatggaaacaaaagataataaaacataaatcaCAACAGATCTTTAGAAGTCGGACTAAGCAAAAGTCATTTCTTTAGTTCAAATTTGACTCGAACTGATTTGATAAAACAGCGTGCGCCAAATGGATAAAAGTTTTATCCGTTCCCACAATAGTAGTACTCAAGCGGAATGGACCCGGTTTTTTCTGGCTAAGGACTGCTAACTCGGCAATATTCCACTGCAAGCATATTTTCAGCCCCTAGAAcaacaatttacaaatttttgttttcttggtATAAACTTTATTTATGTTCACGTATAGTTCGATCTCAATAACAGGTCATTCGAAAAGTCCCCGCCTATCTtagtaaaaaaacatttttttggcaaaattcgtttttttattcaacacagTTCCCTTCAGGGGTTATACACTGATTATTGATTGTTAGCGAACCTCCAACTTATCGATACTATTTTTGTAGCACGATTAGTCTTTTGATTCAAAATACGTCTTAGTTTCGGCGATTACCTTTTCATTCgacaaaaatttcttcccagggtgcattcttttgagatctgagaataGGAAACAGACGCGGGAGGCCAGATCTGAAGAATGTGATAAATCCGGAGGCAATTCCAAGCCAAATTCAAAGTTTTTTGTTATCGTTTTCATTGACTTGTGACCCGGTGCCTTGCCTTGAAGAAACAGCACTTTTGTTTTCTTCAATCAAGATTTTGTTCTACCAACGGTGCAATAACGCTATCTAATAGTTTCTGCTGATGCTTTTTCCTTTTTCAatgtagtcaataaaaattatttcatgcgcGTCCCAAAAtgcagacgccataaccttacCAGCCGACTgatgcgtttttccacgctttgcaGCGGATGTAACGtatgcagtccactcggatgaacGTCGATTGAACTTCAGAGTGAGGCCAAgcttcatccattgtcacataacgatgcaaaaactcgggtttattacgcttgaccAACTCcgaacactgctccgaatcatcaaaaGTGTGCTCGCGcagcacccactttgcacagagctttctcatactcaaatattcgtgagtgatatgatgtacacgttcagtttTATTCATATAACGTAAATAATCGCATCCTAAGTgggatttcaaaaaataaacaacaccATTGACATTCGTTGTTATGAGCTTCGTAAGTCACAGACTTGCCTTACGCCGTGTTTTACGCTGACGTAGACTAACGTATGCATCTCAGATATCAACTTCAACGTAAACACTGATTATGTGCCTGGGTTTTTTCAAACAACCATTCAATAATGCGTCGTTGTGAAATTGTTAAGAATCTTTGAAGCGATTaacatttgcatatttattttgaaatgctTACTTAGTGGTATCGCAGTAAGTTTCAATCAAACATAAGCAAAACTACACGttcatatgtaggtacatatgtatgtatgtacatacatatgtggtacaGAACACACAATTGATGATGCTGCTGTTGCAGCATTTCGAAGCATTCGAAACCaatattcataatataaaaaatctcACTTGTGCTGACattgtatatgtaagtgtaaatatattataaatattctaTATATTACTGTGTACATGCATAAGTGTGTATGTAGTATAAATCTAAATACAAACCTGGACTGTACCCAAAATCAGGCAAATGCTTGCGGCACCACTGATGAGAACTAAGACTATATAGATATAGAGGAATACTTGAATgtctgaaattaaataaattattgcatat from Bactrocera tryoni isolate S06 chromosome 3, CSIRO_BtryS06_freeze2, whole genome shotgun sequence harbors:
- the LOC120771221 gene encoding uncharacterized protein LOC120771221, translating into MVVEKFCCFRLESTAKFFGWLGIIGTVLLTIISIVGIVNAHDLSAALQKQGLKISEGDIQVFLYIYIVLVLISGAASICLILGTVQKRHNLVLVWLIVSALGIVFSIIFMFSTGTYSSLIGLALNIYLWIAMFSLYKRIKSERQTGFSRPAEFMPKQMA